Proteins encoded together in one Ptiloglossa arizonensis isolate GNS036 chromosome 9, iyPtiAriz1_principal, whole genome shotgun sequence window:
- the LOC143151114 gene encoding lysosomal Pro-X carboxypeptidase-like has translation MWLQNILFLIFVALWQPTSQYIPFNKFYGNFQKQLHNQNELHNAKYKYQIKTIDMPVDHFSFSVSDTFKLRYLVNNTWQQENNAPIFFYTGNEGNIETFAQNTGFMWEIAPDFGALLIFSEHRYYGESLPYGNKSYTDFQKLGYLTSEQALADFIDLIQYLRSNPKNAHSPVIVFGGSYGGMLSSWIRMKYPHIVQGAIASSAPILHFTGIVECEAAARIIQLDFKKADPSCPKLIRKSWNAITNILSNDAGKMWLSDNWKLCQPLKNASDIKQLKSYLQDIYFNLAMVNYPNKANFLAPLPAYPVNAVCKHLTNESLTGKELVTAIHNAINVFTNYTGEVKCLDFNDAQPELDARGWPYQACTEMVMPFCSDGVNDMFEPNPWNFDEYSKNCIQKYSVKPQPNLICKQYGCTDLSTATNIVFSNGLLDPWSSGGVVRNLSSSAVAIIIPEGAHHLDLRSSDTNDPYSVVLTRKYHRYFIKQWIKEYRNKI, from the exons ATGTGGCTACAAAATATTTTGTTcctaatatttgttgcattatgGCAACCTACCTCACAATACATTcctttcaataaattttatggaaattttcaaaaacaattgCACAATCAAAATGAGCTGCACAACGCGAAATACAAATATCAGATTAAAACGATTGATATGCCA GTTGATCACTTCAGTTTTTCTGTATCAGATACATTTAAATTAAGATATCTTGTAAATAATACTTGGCAACAAGAAAATAATGcacctatttttttttatactggaAATGAAGGTAACATTGAAACCTTTGCACAAAATACG gGATTTATGTGGGAGATAGCTCCAGATTTTGGagcattattaattttttctgaGCATCGTTATTATGGAGAATCTTTGCCATATGGCAATAAGTCTTACACTGATTTCCAAAAATTAGGATACTTAACATCTGAACAAGCTCTTGCAGATTTTATTGATCTAATTCAATATTTGAGATCTAATCCAAAGAATGCGCATAGCCCTGTTATTGTCTTTGGTGGTTCATATGGCGGTATGCTTAGTTCATGGATACGTATGAAATATCCGCATATTGTACAAGG aGCAATTGCATCTTCAGCTCCAATACTTCACTTCACTGGAATTGTAGAATGTGAAGCTGCTGCACGAATAATTCAATTAGATTTTAAGAAAGCTGATCCAAGTTGTCCAAAACTCATTCGCAAATCATGGAATGCAATTACTAATATATTATCAAATG atGCAGGAAAAATGTGGCTGTCTGATAATTGGAAATTATGTCAACCATTAAAGAATGCTTCTGACATTAAACAACTAAAATCTTATTTACAAGACATTTATTTCAACCTTGCTATGGTGAACTATCCAAATAAAGCTAATTTCTTAGCACCGCTGCCTGCTTATCCTGTTAAT GCTGTGTGTAAACATTTAACAAATGAATCATTAACAGGAAAAGAGTTGGTGACTGCAATACATAATGCTATTAATGTATTTACTAATTATACTGGTGAAGTAAAATGTTTAGATTTTAATGATGCTCAGCCAGAGTTAGATGCTCGTGGATGGCCTTATCAGGCTTGTACAGAAATGGTAATGCCATTTTGCTCAGATGGAGTAAATGATATGTTTGAACCTAATCCTTGGAATTTTGATGAATACTCCAAAAActgtatacaaaaatattcagtaAAACCACAGCCAAATTTAATATGTAAACAATATGGATGTACAGATTTATCAACTGCAACAAATATTGTTTTCag TAATGGTTTGTTGGACCCATGGTCTAGTGGTGGAGTAGTACGAAACTTATCTTCATCAGCAGTAGCAATAATAATTCCAGAAGGTGCCCATCACCTTGATTTAAGAAGCAGTGATACTAATGATCCATATAGTGTTGTTTTAACACGAAAATATCATCGCTATTTTATTAAGCAATGGATCAAAGAATatcgtaataaaatataa
- the LOC143150963 gene encoding kinesin-like protein KIF3A, with the protein MPGTEDSTTELGEIENVRVVVRVRPLNGKELDGHCKNLVHVDSINSEITVENPNAAQGEPPKVFSFDAVFDTDSTQVDVYNETARPIVDKVLQGYNGTIFAYGQTGTGKTYTMSGAKTSPQLRGIIPNSFAHVFGHIAKAHDNQKFLVRATYLEIYNEEVRDLLGKDQNTRLEVKERPDIGVFVKDLSGYVVNNADDLDRIMSLGNKNRVVGATAMNVSSSRSHAIFTITVESSQLGEDGEQHVKMGKLHLVDLAGSERQSKTKASGVRLREATKINLSLSTLGNVISALVDGQSSHVPYRNSKLTRLLQDSLGGNSKTLMCANISPADINYDETISTLRYANRAKNIKNRARINEDPKDALLRQFQVEIEQLRKQLEENGAEISESEDDSEDSDDTGETKHEKKARRRRSQILTMEELEDRDTDSTEKIDKAEREDKSPDDKDVIELKRTQSEKEALREKMQNLQNKILVGGENLLEKAEAQEQLLAAAAIELDLRKSREEQLKKAIEAKEAERIDIEEKYSSLQEETAGKTEKLARIYKMLMSFKAELSDLQQEHQREMEGLLEGVRGIGRELQLQELIVNSYIPVQYQTMIERYAHWNEDIGEWQLKCVAYTGNNMRKAQAIPPVGSNKDQTQPDMSNIYLSYNTGIDNTFVQPKKIRGRSGVPRPTTAHRRTPH; encoded by the exons ATGCCGGGGACTGAA GACAGCACAACAGAACTCGGAGAAATAGAAAATGTTAGGGTTGTGGTTCGCGTTCGACCTTTAAATGGGAAGGAGTTGGACGGGCATTGTAAAAACTTAGTACATGTGGATTCTATAAATAGTGAAATAACTGTTGAAAATCCTAATGCTGCACAAGGAGAACCACCAAAAGTTTTCTCTTTTGATGCTGTCTTTGATACAGATTCGACACAAGTTGATGTTTACAATGAAACTGCAAGACCTATTGTGGACAAAGTTCTACAAGGATATAATGGAACTATATTTGCATATGGACAAACTGGCACTGGTAAAACATATACCATGTCAGGTGCAAAAACATCACCACAGCTTAGAGGTATTATTCCTAATAGCTTTGCTCATGTCTTTGGACATATAGCTAAAGCTCATGACAACCAGAA ATTCCTTGTGCGTGCAActtatttagaaatttataatGAGGAAGTTAGAGATCTACTAGGTAAAGATCAAAATACAAGACTAGAGGTAAAAGAAAGACCTGACATTGGAGTGTTTGTAAAAGATCTTAGTGGTTATGTCGTAAACAATGCTGATGATTTAGATCGGATAATGTCTCTTGGTAATAAGAACC GTGTTGTTGGAGCTACAGCAATGAATGTATCAAGTTCAAGATCCCATGCAATATTTACAATCACAGTTGAATCTAGTCAACTTGGAGAAGATGGCGAACAACATGTTAAAATGGGCAAACTTCATTTAGTTGATTTAGCT GGTTCAGAAAGACAAAGTAAAACTAAAGCTTCTGGAGTCCGTTTaagagaagcaacaaaaattaatttatcactTTCAACATTAGGTAATGTAATATCTGCATTAGTTGATGGTCAAAGTTCACATGTGCCTTACAGAAATTCCAAATTGACAAGATTGCTTCAAGATTCTTTGGGTGGTAATTCAAAAACTTTAATG TGTGCAAATATAAGTCCAGCAGATATAAACTATGACGAAACTATAAGTACACTTCGTTATGCAAACCGTGctaaaaacataaaaaatagGGCGAGAATTAATGAAGATCCAAAAGATGCTTTACTTCGTCAATTTCAAGTGGAAATCGAACAGTTACGCAAACAGTTGGAAGAAAATGGTGCTGAAATATCCGAATCTGAAGACGATTCTGAAGATTCTGATGACACAGGAGAAACAAAGCACGAAAAAAAGGCAAGACGTAGAAGAAGTCAAATATTAACAATGGAAGAACTAGAAGATCGAGATACAGATTCCACTGAAAAGATTGACAAAGCTGAAAGAGAGGATAAAAGTCCTGATGATAAAGATGTCATAGAATTGAAAAGAACTCA gagTGAAAAGGAAGCACTGCGTGAGAAAatgcaaaatttacaaaataagatTTTAGTTGGAGGTGAAAATTTATTGGAAAAGGCTGAGGCACAAGAACAATTATTAGCTGCTGCAGCAATCGAACTTGATCTACGTAAAAGTAGAGAGGAACAACTGAAAAAAGCTATTGAAGCAAAAGAAGCTGAACGTATTGATATAGAAGAGAAATATTCTTCCTTACAAGAAGAAACAGCAGGAAAAACGGAAAAGTTAGCCCgaatatataaaatgttaatGTCTTTTAAGGCAGAATTATCTGATTTACAGCAAGAACATCAAAGAGAAATGGAAGGACTTTTGGAAGGAGTCAGAGGTATTGGAAGAGAATTACAGCTCCAAGAGCTAATAGTAAACAGTTATATCCCTGTTCAATATCAA ACAATGATTGAAAGATACGCTCATTGGAATGAAGATATTGGAGAATGGCAATTAAAGTGTGTAGCATATACTGGTAATAATATGCGCAAAGCACAAGCAATACCACCAGTAGGAAGCAACAAAGAT CAAACTCAACCCGATATGTCAAATATATATCTTTCTTATAATACTGGAATTGACAATACTTTTGTGCAACCAAAGAAAATAAGAGGTCGATCTGGAGTTCCAAGGCCAACAACGGCACATAGACGTACTCCGcactaa
- the LOC143150964 gene encoding LOW QUALITY PROTEIN: histone-lysine N-methyltransferase SETMAR-like (The sequence of the model RefSeq protein was modified relative to this genomic sequence to represent the inferred CDS: inserted 1 base in 1 codon) — protein sequence MEIKKKKFDTFFNTTITKEKKRSQQPKKFMLFMDPIQYRMQQQSGGSNTSVLVIWTSKMRHALELKISQKTVWNHLHKANLKKKLDVWVPHELTQKNLLERINACDSLLKRNEIDPFLKRMATGDEKWVTYENNRRKRSWSKRDEPXPNNRQTGINDQEGFTECLIGLEGNPPL from the exons AtggagataaaaaagaaaaaatttgataCATTCTTCAATACCACTATAACCAAGGAGAAGAAGCGGAGCCAGCAGCCAAAAAAATTTATGCTGTTTATGGACCCAATACAGTATCGAATGCAACAGCAAAGCGGTGGTTCCAACACTTCCGTTCTGGTAATATGGACGTCGAAGATGAGACACGCTCTG GAACTGAAGATTAGCCAGAAAACCGTTTGGAACCATTTGCATAAGGCTAATCTCAAGAAGAAGCTCGATGTATGGGTGCCACACGAATTGACGCAAAAGAACCTTTTAGAGCGAATTAATGCCTGCGATTCTTTGCTGaagcgtaacgaaatcgatccaTTTTTGAAGCGGATGGCGACTGGGGATGAAAAATGGGTCACATACGAGAACAACAGGCGAAAAAGATCGTGGTCCAAGCGCGATGAGC GTCCAAACAATCGCCAAACCGGGATTAACGACCAAGAAGGTTTTACTGAGTGTTTAATAGGATTGGAAGGGAATCCTCCACTATGA